The proteins below are encoded in one region of Coffea arabica cultivar ET-39 chromosome 4c, Coffea Arabica ET-39 HiFi, whole genome shotgun sequence:
- the LOC113739584 gene encoding uncharacterized protein isoform X2, giving the protein MFPFLLDDQSLATEFEKFIEAIDSSHELTLAGHQQYPGVYALLFLKSRRTRSIGFRLAAQMGNVRRSADLDPLQPLLKKCVSLLETEIVPSTTETSRPRVQLDRITVWLGIKALLGFLEPPAFEEGILDRYPVFLSVVLNQISDDLEFSHAVNCLRLLFQMLGYKLWWRSTLSPSVMCNTLLGQCFHTRNEKSHKEIFDLFQPFLQSLEALQDGEHEMQRRHLLYFLLHQVTVSSNFSVLMRKKACQIALLIVHRGYKINPPCPPYECAHMWCPSLVSSLKDSSLHISLRQPALDLIQTVVISDASALVATILNNHLLSCNEKVVPVEANDENDNNEELLIGEDIEEKYTSCWNEFHLQMKNTTLTYREWLCIPMLWFDVLVGIDPLILPVSFSKAVFWALSRFSMVEAEYSIRMSVSIGDLLTTCASEISHLFGWKIPSGSDDGGDRAESKNSIGVSKMYIPLIRTFRRLASHYIFRMEQSELKKQWTWEPGMADSLILFLVDPNDNDRQVSRLILEQFSGEKGLTSGLRFLCSSQSSLAAIFLGLRHALKLVHLDAVLLNFQTLHHFFFVLCKLIKEGNSCRDPIARGSRGDLNVPEFSSLGGFLRQPVINLRKDDLNSSVVNSTVWEKFCCSISEMAWPSVKKCLAEGKAFKDDKISQMTSVRLLEILPIIFGELYPNSGLTMKAITDMKWLHDFMDWGRSSLAVVARYWKQALVSLLGVLKKSCSQNTACAIRAVERLISSDNVAMDEMNDQVTCLSLSLVDDGSSALNKSNMKPKSIFSEELLDGQNCLLENVKLLSSNAVEEHMTGLDGLIGRERDNGIILLDDDEKPAISAVEKIQSYLGLTQDSFDNKAFSSVPMERTLHCNEENNSTTGCLGYSSETLCEGSIEGFSPIIQKLEMDKTEGREWPAPDLMFKSIESKEKEISPKHNKNYFCPPQNVSDLKSSDESVDSGGTGSSKSQLGWKMKAPVGTSNIFNSNSKDHKSDDKVLEKSHLVTNKVLHHDREDDSWDFSFFKSARPHKSLLSKPSNPGAKRQVIQLNLPMQNRSGSWRLNLEKGRFKAPRLDDWYKAILELDYFVTVGLASEDKGGNRKFGKLKEVPVCFKSPDEYVEIFRALVLEEFKAQLHSSFQEMTSLDEMCYGGISVLSVERIDDFHMVRCVHDEAESSGSRSFLENDLILLTRQPLPRSFHGDIHVVGKVEKREIDIKRRSSVLVLRLYLQNGSSRLNRARKFLVERSKWCISHIMSITPQLREFQALSSLREIPLLPVILNPACHTGVNNSRRENLGRLSQPLQQVLRSSYNGSQLQAISAAIGSFDLKKDFEVSLVQGPPGTGKTRTILGIVSGLLAFSRTRDKKRTGSRDPSCTTSSDMHSRSQINQSAAIARAWQDAALAKQLHEEEDRSTKSSGSCSRGRILICAQSNAAVDELVSRISTEGLYGCDGLIYKPYLVRVGNIRTVHPNSLPYFIDTLVDQRVVEETANDGKTEIGVDSVSVLRSNLERLVDQIRFYEAKRANLVGRDPDTRRQLEGSVKGDDLKEPIDTEIEAKLKRLYEKKKAFYKDLSHAQTQEKKASEESKARKQKLRRAILKEAEVVVTTLSGCGGDLYGVCAESILSHKFSSSTESTLFDAVVVDEAAQALEPATLIPLQLLKSKGTRCIMVGDPKQLPATVLSNIASKYLYQCSMFERLQRAGHPVVMLTQQYRMHPEICRFPSLHFYDGKLKNGDQMSSKAAVFHETEGLGPYMFFDVVDGQESHGKNTGSLSLYNECEADAAVEVLRHFKKRYPLEFVGGRIGVITPYKRQLSVLRSRFSSAFGSSISAEMEFNTVDGFQGREVDILVLSTVRAAEHQASRLSSSSIGFVADVRRMNVALTRAKFSLWILGNARTLQTNENWASLLKDAKERNLVTQVRRPYNNLIFNSASHEIPPDEGPGNHLRQLQHVNKVKAVAKHADVQNKRAKDISEKKRKYIMSEAPVDAVTGEIEHVVPSVKTVAQSKIRVTNKNNSPLVKDFASVFVENSGGQICQGLKPSIDRSQAGNEGTSGRRISPMKIKSMELNSPDGNMGGNSSNDQEHLEKVICENRRHLKRQASRRRLGPSKHQRSSLMMDTGVTSPEGSLSADRGYVEKASGQVELPNDTILKRKQQRDAVDALLSSALISSKKPESSAKSVPVRTLSSTSVEGGVIRTRKLGKAPHKDTHIPATSPIISRKEEILDER; this is encoded by the exons ATGTTTCCCTTCTTGTTGGATGATCAATCTTTGGCTACTGAATTTGAAAAGTTCATTGAAGCAATTGATAGCTCTCACGAACTGACATTGGCCGGACATCAGCAGTATCCA GGAGTTTATGCATTACTTTTCCTTAAAAGCAGAAGAACACGTTCTATTGGTTTTCGGCTGGCTGCACAAATGGGTAATGTAAG GAGATCAGCTGACTTGGATCCTCTGCAGCCTTTGCTGAAGAAATGTGTTAGTCTTCTGGAGACTGAAATAGTGCCATCAACTACTGAGACTTCTAGACCTAGGGTGCAGCTGGACCGAATAACTGTATGGCTCGGGATTAAAGCATT GCTTGGGTTCTTAGAACCTCCAGCATTTGAGGAAGGGATATTAGACCGCTACCCTGTTTTTTTGAGTGTCGTACTTAACCAAATTAGTGATGATCTTGAATTTTCTCACGCTGTTAATTGCCTGAGGCTGCTTTTCCAAATGCTTG GATATAAGCTTTGGTGGAGATCAACATTGTCTCCAAGTGTTATGTGTAATACATTGCTAGGTCAATGTTTTCATACTCGTAATGAGAAAAGCCACAAAGAAATTTTTGATCTTTTCCAGCCTTTTTTGCAG TCTCTTGAAGCTTTACAAGATGGAGAGCATGAAATGCAACGGAGGCATCTTCTTTACTTCCTTTTGCATCAAGTGACCGTGAGTAGTAACTTCAGTGTACTGATGCGAAAAAAGGCTTGTCAG ATTGCTCTTCTCATTGTTCACCGAGGTTACAAGATTAACCCCCCTTGCCCACCTTATGAATGTGCGCACATGTG GTGCCCTTCTCTTGTCTCTTCTTTGAAGGATTCATCCCTTCATATCTCACTGAGACAACCAGCCTTGGATCTTATTCAAACAGTTGTAATTTCTGATGCTTCTGCTTTGGTTGCCACAATTTTGAACAATCATTTGCTCTCATGTAACGAAAAAGTTGTGCCTGTTGAGGCTAATGATGAAAATGACAACAATGAAGAGCTCCTTATTGGTGAAGATATTGAAGAGAAGTACACAAGTTGTTGGAATGAATTCCATCTGCAGATGAAAAATACTACACTGACATATAGGGAGTGGCTGTGCATTCCAATGCTATGGTTTGATGTTCTAGTTGGAATTGATCCTTTGATCCTTCCGGTATCATTTTCCAAAGCTGTTTTTTGGGCTCTATCTCGTTTCTCTATGGTAGAGGCAGAGTATAGCATCCGAATGTCAGTTTCAATAGGGGATTTGCTGACAACCTGTGCTTCAGAAATTTCTCATCTTTTTGGTTGGAAGATCCCTTCTGGTTCTGACGATGGTGGAGATAGAGCAGAGTCCAAAAACTCCATTGGTGTCTCAAAAATGTATATTCCTCTCATAAGGACATTTAGGAG GTTGGCTTCCCACTATATTTTCAGAATGGAGCAAAGTGAACTGAAGAAGCAGTGGACTTGGGAGCCAGGGATGGCTGATAGTCTGattctttttcttgttgatccaaatgat AATGACAGACAAGTGAGTAGGCTTATCCTTGAGCAATTTTCAGGCGAAAAGGGCCTTACTTCTGGTCTGCGGTTTCTCTGTTCGAGCCAATCTTCATTGGCAGCCATCTTTCTGGGGTTGAGGCATGCCCTGAAACTG GTTCACTTGGATGCTGTGTTGCTGAACTTTCAAACGCTACACCATTTCTTCTTTGTGCTATGCAAATTAATTAAAGAAGGAAATTCATGTAGAGATCCAATTGCTCGGGGTTCTCGAGGAGATTTAAATGTTCCAGAGTTTTCTTCCCTAGGTGGATTTTTAAGGCAGCCTGTAATTAATCTGAGAAAGGACGACCTAAATTCATCTGTTGTCAATTCTACAGTCTGGGAGAAATTCTGTTGCTCAATATCAGAAATGGCATGGCCATCTGTGAAGAAGTGTTTGGCTGAAGGCAAGGCATTCAAAGATGATAAAATATCTCAG ATGACAAGTGTCCGTCTACTTGAGATCCTTCCTATTATATTTGGTGAACTTTATCCAAATTCAGGCCTCACAATGAAAGCTATAACTGACATGAAGTGGCTTCATGATTTCATGGATTGGGGTAGGTCATCACTTGCTGTGGTGGCTAGATACTGGAAACAAGCTCTAGTTTCTTTGCTGGGTGTGCTTAAGAAGTCATGCAGTCAAAATACTGCTTGTGCAATTAGGGCTGTGGAGAGGCTCATCTCATCAG ATAATGTTGCAATGGATGAAATGAATGATCAAGTCACATGCCTCTCTCTTTCATTGGTGGATGACGGTTCTTCTGCATTAAATAAATCAAACATGAAACCCAAATCAATATTCTCTGAAGAGCTATTGGACGGGCAAAATTGTTTGCTTGAAAATGTGAAATTGTTATCCTCGAATGCTGTAGAAGAACATATGACAGGCTTGGATGGATTAATTGGTAGAGAGAGGGATAATGGGATAATTCTTCTGGATGATGATGAAAAACCAGCAATTTCTGCTGTTGAGAAGATTCAATCTTATCTTGGGTTGACTCAAGATAGTTTTGATAATAAGGCTTTTTCTTCTGTTCCTATGGAAAGAACTTTGCATtgtaatgaagaaaataattctaCGACTGGTTGTTTGGGATATTCATCAGAAACTCTTTGCGAAGGAAGTATAGAGGGTTTTTCACCTATCATTCAGAAGCTGGAGATGGATAAAACTGAAGGCAGAGAGTGGCCTGCACCTGACTTGATGTTTAAGTCCATCGAGAGTAAGGAAAAAGAGATTAGCCCTAAACACAATAAGAATTACTTTTGTCCTCCACAAAATGTATCTGACTTAAAGTCATCGGATGAAAGTGTAGATTCAGGGGGAACTGGTTCTTCCAAGTCTCAACTTGGTTGGAAAATGAAAGCACCAGTTGGTACAAGTAATATCTTTAACAGCAACAGCAAGGACCACAAAAGCGATGACAAAGTTCTAGAAAAAAGTCATCTAGTCACAAACAAGGTATTACATCATGATAGAGAAGATGATTCATGGGATTTTTCGTTTTTCAAGTCAGCAAGGCCTCACAAATCACTGTTATCCAAACCAAGCAACCCTGGTGCTAAACGACAAGTCATTCAACTCAACTTACCCATGCAAAACAGGTCTGGGAGCTGGAGGCTGAATCTTGAAAAGGGAAGATTTAAGGCTCCCAGGCTTGATGATTGGTATAAGGCAATTCTAGAGTTGGATTACTTTGTGACAGTTGGATTAGCATCAGAAGACAAAGGTGGGAATAGGAAGTTTGGCAAATTGAAGGAGGTCCCTGTTTGTTTTAAATCACCTGATGAATATGTTGAAATTTTTCGTGCACTAGTACTAGAAGAATTTAAGGCACAGCTTCACAGTTCTTTTCAGGAGATGACATCTTTAGATGAGATGTGTTATGGAGGTATTTCTGTGCTGTCTGTTGAGCGAATTGATGATTTTCATATGGTTCGCTGTGTCCATGATGAAGCTGAATCCTCGGGTTCTAGGAGCTTCTTGGAGAATGATCTCATATTGCTTACTAGGCAACCATTGCCACGTTCTTTCCATGGGGACATTCACGTGGTTGGGAAG GTTGAAAAGCGTGAAATAGACATTAAAAGAAGATCAAGTGTCTTAGTTCTCAGACTGTATCTGCAAAATGGATCTTCTCGTCTTAATCGAGCTAGAAAGTTTCTTGTTGAACGAAGTAAATGGTGCATTAGTCACATTATGAGCATTACACCTCAACTCCGAGAATTCCAAGCATTGTCATCATTAAGAGAAATTCCTTTGCTTCCTGTTATCTTGAATCCAGCCTGTCATACTGGTGTTAATAATTCTAGAAGAGAAAATCTTGGCAGATTGTCTCAGCCTTTGCAGCAGGTTTTAAGGTCCTCATATAATGGCTCTCAACTGCAAGCTATCTCTGCTGCTATtggatcatttgatttgaaaaagGATTTTGAAGTGTCCCTTGTACAGGGTCCACCAG GGACTGGTAAGACTAGAACAATTTTGGGAATTGTGAGTGGTTTGCTAGCATTTTCCCGGACTAGGGATAAGAAAAGAACGGGAAGTCGGGATCCATCTTGTACGACTAGCTCTGACATGCATTCCAGATCACAGATCAATCAGTCTGCTGCGATTGCAAGGGCATGGCAGGATGCAGCATTGGCCAAGCAACTACATGAAGAGGAAGACAGGAGCACCAAGTCCTCTGGCAGTTGCAGTAGAGGACGGATTCTCATCTGTGCTCAATCCAATGCTGCAGTTGATGAGTTAGTGTCTAGAATATCAACTGAAGGGCTTTATGGTTGTGATGGACTGATATATAAACCATATCTTGTTAGAGTTGGCAATATCAGGACTGTTCATCCGAATTCACTGCCTTACTTTATTGACACACTTGTTGATCAGCGTGTGGTTGAGGAGACTGCGAATGATGGAAAGACTGAGATTGGTGTGGACTCAGTCTCAGTTCTTCGTTCTAATCTGGAGCGTTTAGTTGATCAAATCAGATTTTATGAAGCCAAGCGTGCGAACTTGGTGGGTAGAGATCCAGATACAAGAAGACAATTAGAAGGGAGTGTTAAAGGTGATGACTTGAAGGAGCCAATTGATACAGAAATTGAAGCAAAGCTGAAAAGATTGtatgagaaaaagaaagcatTCTATAAAGATCTTTCCCATGCACAAACTCAGGAGAAAAAGGCCAGTGAAGAAAGCAAAGCTCGTAAACAGAAGTTGCGAAGGGCTATATTGAAAGAAGCTGAAGTTGTCGTGACTACACTGAGTGGCTGTGGTGGAGATCTTTATGGGGTTTGTGCTGAATCTATCTTGAGCCATAAGTTCAGCAGTTCAACAGAAAGCACCCTATTTGATGCTGTTGTAGTAGATGAAGCAGCACAA GCCCTTGAACCTGCTACATTGATTCCTCTTCAGCTGTTAAAGTCAAAGGGAACCAGATGTATAATG GTTGGTGATCCCAAACAGCTTCCTGCTACAGTTCTTTCTAACATTGCCAGCAAATATTTATATCAGTGCAGCATGTTTGAACGTTTGCAACGTGCTGGTCATCCTGTTGTGATGCTTACCCAACAG TATAGGATGCACCCGGAGATATGTCGCTTTCCTTCGTTGCACTTCTATGATGGGAAGTTGAAAAACGGCGACCAGATGTCCAGCAAAGCTGCAGTCTTCCATGAGACTGAGGGCCTTGGCCCTTACATGTTCTTTGATGTCGTTGATGGACAGGAAAGTCATGGTAAGAACACTGGTTCGCTATCCCTCTACAATGAATGTGAGGCTGATGCTGCTGTTGAAGTACTAAGACATTTTAAGAAGAG GTACCCATTGGAATTTGTCGGTGGAAGGATTGGTGTAATAACTCCATACAAGCGTCAACTTTCTGTTTTGCGTTCACGATTTTCCAGTGCATTTGGTTCTTCTATTTCAGCTGAAATGGAGTTTAATACAGTTGATGGTTTTCAAGGTCGAGAGGTTGACATCTTGGTACTTTCCACGGTTAGAGCAGCTGAACATCAGGCATCCAGATTGAGTTCTAGCAGTATTGGATTCGTTGCTGATGTTAGACGCATGAATGTTGCTCTCACAAGGGCCAAATTTTCCTTGTGGATTTTGGGAAATGCAAGAACGTTGCAGACAAACGAGAACTGGGCTTCTCTCCTGAAGGATGCTAAAGAAAGAAATTTGGTAACACAAGTTAGAAGACCATACAACAATCTTATCTTCAATTCAGCTTCACATGAAATTCCTCCCGACGAAGGTCCTGGGAATCATTTGAGGCAGCTGCAGCACGTCAATAAGGTAAAAGCAGTTGCCAAGCATGCTGATGTGCAAAACAAAAGGGCCAAAGATATATctgaaaagaagagaaaatacaTTATGAGTGAAGCACCTGTTGATGCTGTGACAGGTGAAATTGAGCATGTTGTACCGTCTGTAAAAACCGTTGCACAAAGCAAAATAAGAGTCACGAACAAAAATAATTCTCCGTTGGTAAAGGATTTTGCATCTGTTTTTGTTGAAAATAGCGGGGGCCAAATATGCCAGGGTTTGAAGCCTTCCATTGATAGAAGTCAAGCCGGGAATGAGGGAACTTCTGGTAGAAGGATTAGCCCAATGAAAATTAAGAGTATGGAACTCAATTCACCAGATGGAAATATGGGTGGAAATTCGAGCAATGACCAAGAGCATTTGGAGAAAGTGATATGTGAGAATCGTAGACATTTGAAACGTCAAGCATCCCGAAGGCGTTTAGGTCCTTCCAAGCATCAAAGAAGTTCGCTGATGATGGACACAGGCGTAACATCTCCTGAAGGAAGCCTGAGTGCAGACAGAGGTTACGTTGAGAAAGCTTCAGGTCAAGTAGAATTGCCTAATGAtacaattttgaaaagaaaacaacaacGTGATGCTGTTGATGCTCTTCTTTCTTCTGCTCTTATATCGTCAAAGAAGCCCGAATCCTCAGCAAAATCTGTGCCCGTTAGGACGCTTTCCTCAACTAGTGTTGAAGGTGGTGTAATCCGGACCCGAAAATTGGGAAAAG CCCCACATAAAGATACTCATATTCCAGCCACGTCCCCCATAATTTCAAGGAAAGAAGAAATACTTGATGAAAGATAG